The genome window GTATTAGCGATCGCTGAGTGATGCCAGACATCACCGAGATTTATGCCAGCAATTTGTATACCTGTCCAAATCTCGCCTAATCCTTTTAACACTGTGCTAAAAACTGCCTCAGCCGCTATTTTCCCATGAGTCGCTTGTGCTAACAAGTAGTTGACTAATCCTCCAGGACGAGGGTTGTCATCGCCAAACAGTTGCGGACAATCGACCATTGTTTGTCCTAATCGACGCAACAATTGCAATCTACCAGGTAAACCTACTAAGGGGTTTTGATCGCTGATCTGAAAACCATCAGCAAGAGCGTTTTCTGTCAGTTTTTGCAAGCCCAACGCATTTGCTTGTAACTTGTCTGTATGACTTGAAAAAATCCCTTGACAAAACATTTGAAGACTGGCAACAGCTAGCCCTTCTGAGCGGCTGAACGTGAAATCAGTACCAGGTTCATGATACTGCCAGACTGCTCCTGCACCAGCATCAAGTAAGACACTGACAACAACTAAATCAAATTTTGCCTGTGCTTTGGCAATGGGTGTTAATTTTGATAATTGTTGCTCTAGTTGTGCTAAACGAGTCCCGATTTGAAAATGACGCCAACGGCTATGGAAAGGAATTTGTAAATCTGGATAATCTTCACGAATCACCTGAATGACATAATCTGCCACTCGTTCTAGCTGCGTCAAATCGCACCGAAAATGCTCTAGACGATTCTCACACCCTAAATCGAACAAAATGCCACAGCGATCGCGAATTGCTTTAGCTGAACGTAAATACGCAATTTCTTGTTTTTTCTCCCCCTGCATCCTCCACTCCTACTACAATCGCAAGATTAATCTAATCCCCGCCCTTTAATTTCAGCTAAAGTTGTTGTATCGGCGACTTCTCCGTCGGTATAGTATCCCGCTGCTTTTTTCGCTTCAATTTCTACCCGTGCATCTTGAGGAATCAACTCCTCTGGAATCGGGACACGCTCAACGATTTCAATTCCAGACTGGGTAACTGCATCGTATTTTAAATTACTCATTGATACCATGCGATCAATGCGCGTAATCCCTAACCAGTGCAAGACATCAGGCATCAGTTCTTGAAAGCGCATGTCTTGTACGCCAGCAACGCATTCAGTACGGGCAAAATAAGCATCAGCGCGATCGCCTCCTAATTGACGTTTACGAGCGTTATAAACTAGAAACTTTGTCACTTCTCCTAAAGCGCGTCCTTCTTTGCGGCAATAGATGATGACACCAGCA of Gloeocapsopsis sp. IPPAS B-1203 contains these proteins:
- a CDS encoding URC4/urg3 family protein; this translates as MQGEKKQEIAYLRSAKAIRDRCGILFDLGCENRLEHFRCDLTQLERVADYVIQVIREDYPDLQIPFHSRWRHFQIGTRLAQLEQQLSKLTPIAKAQAKFDLVVVSVLLDAGAGAVWQYHEPGTDFTFSRSEGLAVASLQMFCQGIFSSHTDKLQANALGLQKLTENALADGFQISDQNPLVGLPGRLQLLRRLGQTMVDCPQLFGDDNPRPGGLVNYLLAQATHGKIAAEAVFSTVLKGLGEIWTGIQIAGINLGDVWHHSAIANTQNLSSGLVPFHKLSQWLTYSLLEPLQELGLEITGLDALTGLPEYRNGGLCLDLGLLQPKHSDVLQHRHSVDSEIIVEWRALTVISLDYIADTIRSKLGMNAEELPLVKVLQGGTWSAGRKMAAQLRSNGTPPIQIDSDGTVF